One genomic segment of Thermodesulfobacterium sp. TA1 includes these proteins:
- a CDS encoding DJ-1/PfpI family protein: MGVKKILMLVGDFVEDYEAMVPFQMLQMVGHQVDAVCPGKKPGDVVKTAVHDFEGDQTYVERRGHNFRITSDFDQINPEDYDGLVIPGGRAPEYLRLNEKVIQIVKHFAEKNKPIAAICHGPQLLTAADVIRGKKLTAYPAVKAEIILAGGIWCEVNETFTNVCVDGNIVTAPAWTAHPWWMAKFLELLGTKIEP, translated from the coding sequence ATGGGTGTAAAAAAAATTCTTATGTTGGTTGGAGATTTTGTAGAGGATTATGAAGCCATGGTGCCTTTCCAAATGCTTCAGATGGTAGGACATCAGGTAGACGCTGTTTGTCCTGGGAAAAAACCAGGAGATGTGGTAAAAACAGCTGTCCATGATTTTGAGGGTGACCAAACATACGTAGAAAGAAGAGGGCACAACTTTAGGATAACCTCTGACTTTGATCAGATAAACCCCGAAGATTATGATGGTCTGGTCATCCCTGGAGGAAGGGCTCCTGAATACTTAAGGTTAAACGAAAAGGTTATTCAGATAGTTAAACATTTTGCCGAAAAAAATAAACCCATCGCGGCTATATGCCATGGACCACAACTTCTTACCGCTGCCGACGTAATAAGAGGGAAGAAACTTACCGCTTATCCAGCGGTCAAAGCTGAGATAATACTGGCAGGTGGTATCTGGTGCGAAGTAAACGAAACGTTTACTAACGTTTGTGTAGATGGGAATATAGTAACCGCTCCTGCTTGGACAGCCCATCCCTGGTGGATGGCTAAATTTCTCGAACTCTTAGGAACAAAGATAGAACCTTAA
- a CDS encoding ammonia-forming cytochrome c nitrite reductase subunit c552, which translates to MKVKSLWVGVAVLSLVSLIVGCKPPEKTKAFRQEAFKIAENEIDPEVWGKAFPLHYEMWKRQSEPTPVGLSKYKKGWDTDKVVYDKLSEFPFLGVLYNGWGFGIEYNEPRGHYYMMIDLQEIDPSRTKPGGVCLTCKTPYATDLEKQYGPKYYHTPFKEALGWIPEKHRNLGVVCIDCHEPKTMDLHIRRSFTLGKALKDIGVEEKGLTHQQMRSLVCAQCHVTYVVPRDQDMKPTGIFFPWQGSKWGDISIENIIKVLKSNPAYAEWKQAVTGFKLAFIRHPEFELYSRNSVHWNAGVSCADCHMPYKREGSYKVSEHRVMSPLKDNMRSCKQCHPQSAEWLKQQVIAIQDRTISAYLRAGYQTAVVAKLFEKVHLAQSQGKTIDQTLYNKAKDLYLEAIYRVIFLGAENSVGFHNPTESMRILTDALAFASKSEALLRTALAKAGIEVPTKIDLELNKYLNNRGEKKLNFKPEQEFKDPFGIQQLFEGML; encoded by the coding sequence ATGAAAGTAAAGTCTTTATGGGTCGGGGTAGCCGTTTTAAGTTTAGTATCTTTGATAGTCGGGTGTAAACCTCCTGAAAAAACCAAAGCCTTTCGTCAGGAGGCTTTTAAAATAGCTGAAAATGAGATAGACCCAGAGGTTTGGGGAAAGGCCTTCCCCCTGCACTATGAAATGTGGAAAAGACAGTCTGAACCCACCCCTGTAGGGTTAAGTAAATATAAAAAGGGGTGGGACACAGATAAGGTGGTCTACGATAAACTTTCTGAATTTCCGTTTTTAGGTGTGCTTTATAACGGATGGGGGTTTGGTATAGAGTACAATGAGCCGAGAGGTCATTATTATATGATGATAGATCTTCAAGAAATCGACCCATCAAGGACTAAACCCGGAGGGGTTTGTTTAACCTGTAAGACTCCTTATGCTACTGACCTTGAAAAACAATATGGTCCTAAATATTATCATACACCTTTTAAAGAAGCCTTAGGTTGGATACCAGAAAAGCACAGAAATCTTGGGGTAGTTTGTATAGATTGTCATGAACCTAAAACGATGGACCTTCATATAAGAAGGTCTTTTACTTTAGGTAAGGCTTTAAAAGATATCGGGGTAGAAGAAAAAGGTTTAACCCATCAGCAGATGAGAAGTTTAGTTTGTGCCCAATGCCATGTTACCTATGTTGTCCCAAGAGACCAAGACATGAAACCTACAGGAATCTTTTTCCCTTGGCAAGGAAGTAAATGGGGAGATATTAGCATAGAAAACATAATCAAGGTTTTAAAAAGTAATCCAGCTTATGCAGAATGGAAGCAGGCGGTTACAGGTTTTAAATTAGCTTTTATCAGACATCCTGAGTTTGAACTTTATTCAAGAAATTCAGTCCACTGGAACGCAGGGGTTTCTTGTGCTGATTGCCATATGCCATATAAAAGAGAGGGAAGCTATAAGGTAAGTGAGCATAGGGTAATGAGTCCTCTTAAAGATAACATGAGGTCTTGTAAACAGTGCCATCCACAAAGTGCTGAATGGTTAAAACAGCAGGTTATAGCCATTCAAGACAGAACCATTTCTGCTTATCTAAGGGCTGGATATCAAACCGCGGTAGTAGCCAAACTGTTTGAAAAGGTCCATTTAGCCCAATCACAAGGTAAAACCATAGACCAGACCCTTTACAATAAAGCTAAGGACCTTTATCTTGAGGCTATATATAGGGTAATTTTTTTAGGGGCAGAAAACTCGGTTGGTTTTCACAATCCTACCGAGTCTATGAGGATTTTAACAGACGCTTTAGCTTTTGCTTCTAAATCTGAGGCTCTTTTGCGAACCGCCCTTGCAAAAGCAGGGATAGAAGTGCCTACCAAGATAGACCTTGAACTTAATAAATACCTAAACAACAGAGGAGAGAAAAAGCTTAATTTTAAGCCAGAACAAGAGTTTAAAGACCCCTTTGGGATTCAGCAACTTTTTGAAGGGATGCTTTAA
- the nrfH gene encoding cytochrome c nitrite reductase small subunit — translation MKVRFLGMSLILGGILLLVLFLGMPKLVAYTSKNTYCASCHVMEDQYVSLRKAGIHNQLNCVDCHLPQDNKIRHYFWKGVDGTKDLVKFHFNLVPEEITISSHGKKIVQENCIRCHQDMVSMINVKDRYCWECHVKVRHKTSASLETLEK, via the coding sequence ATGAAAGTTAGGTTTTTGGGAATGTCTTTGATTTTGGGTGGGATTTTGTTGTTAGTTTTATTTTTAGGTATGCCTAAACTGGTGGCCTATACTAGTAAAAACACTTATTGTGCAAGTTGTCATGTAATGGAAGACCAGTATGTTTCTTTAAGAAAAGCTGGAATACACAATCAACTTAACTGTGTAGACTGTCATCTTCCTCAGGATAACAAAATTAGGCATTATTTTTGGAAAGGGGTTGATGGAACCAAGGATTTGGTAAAGTTTCATTTTAATTTAGTGCCAGAAGAAATAACCATTTCTTCTCATGGTAAAAAAATTGTCCAAGAAAACTGTATAAGGTGTCATCAAGACATGGTTTCCATGATAAATGTGAAGGATAGATATTGTTGGGAGTGTCACGTTAAAGTAAGACACAAAACCAGTGCAAGTTTAGAAACTTTAGAAAAATAA
- the xerA gene encoding site-specific tyrosine recombinase/integron integrase, producing MNLWLEEFLRHLTVAKNYSLQTIKAYKKDLEGFLNHCKHLNIENPKDLQPFHLRTYLATLKNLKKEPATLARKVSSLRSFFKFLYQKGVITKNLALYLSTPRVSKKIPRVPTEEEINRLIDGLKGEKFLTLRNKVILELGYGCGLRVGELTSLTIKNLNLELKFLRVLGKGNKERIVPFGEKAKHLLEVYLKVRERVLLGLGKNHEFVLINAKGDRLTDRGVRYLLKNLGKTYGMEYLHPHTLRHSFATHLLNAGADLRTIQELLGHASLLTTEIYTKVNYEHLLRVYLKAHPRAKKD from the coding sequence ATGAACCTATGGTTAGAAGAGTTTTTAAGACATCTAACAGTTGCTAAAAACTATTCCTTACAGACCATAAAGGCCTATAAAAAAGATTTAGAAGGATTTTTAAACCACTGCAAGCATTTAAACATAGAAAATCCTAAGGATTTACAACCCTTTCATCTAAGAACCTATTTAGCAACCCTTAAAAACCTAAAAAAAGAACCTGCAACTCTTGCAAGAAAGGTAAGCTCTTTAAGAAGTTTTTTTAAGTTCCTTTATCAAAAAGGAGTAATAACTAAAAACTTGGCTCTTTATCTGTCCACCCCTCGGGTGTCAAAAAAAATTCCCCGCGTTCCCACAGAAGAGGAGATAAACCGTCTAATAGACGGGTTAAAAGGAGAAAAATTTTTAACCCTTAGAAACAAGGTAATTTTAGAACTTGGGTATGGTTGCGGTTTAAGGGTAGGAGAACTTACCAGCCTAACGATTAAGAACCTAAACCTTGAGCTTAAGTTTTTAAGGGTGTTAGGAAAAGGAAACAAGGAAAGGATAGTTCCCTTTGGGGAAAAGGCCAAACATCTTTTAGAGGTTTATCTAAAGGTAAGGGAAAGGGTGCTTTTAGGCTTAGGTAAAAACCATGAATTTGTTCTTATAAATGCTAAAGGCGACAGACTGACCGACCGTGGGGTTAGATATCTACTTAAAAATTTGGGAAAAACCTATGGTATGGAGTATCTCCATCCTCATACCTTAAGACATTCTTTTGCTACTCATCTTTTAAACGCAGGGGCTGACCTAAGGACCATCCAAGAACTTTTAGGACATGCCTCCCTTCTTACTACAGAAATCTACACCAAGGTTAACTACGAACATCTACTTAGGGTTTATCTTAAGGCCCATCCTCGTGCTAAAAAAGACTAA